The following are from one region of the Heterodontus francisci isolate sHetFra1 chromosome 34, sHetFra1.hap1, whole genome shotgun sequence genome:
- the LOC137349243 gene encoding zinc finger protein 271-like isoform X1 — MKGKSCNHSGEKVYTCSVCGRGFSQSSGLSKHKRSHTGKKPCKYGDCGKGLNYPIELETHPGSHTLERPFTCSECGKGFSQSSDLLRHQRVHTDERPFKCPDCGNCYKCVSELMIHQRVHTDERPFRCSHCGTGFNRSGDLTEHQRIHTGERPFTCSECGKRFTQSSTLLKHRRVHSGERPFICLECGKGFTQLSSLLTHQRVHTGERPFTCSQCGKGCTTSSDLLKHQRIHTGERPFTCSECGKRFNCSSTLLAHQRVHTGERPFTCLECGKGFTQLSSLLTHQRVHTGERPFTCSQCGKGCTTSSDLLKHQRVHTGERPFTCSQCGKGCTTSSDLLTHQRVHTGERPFTCSECGKGFTQSSHLLTHQRVHTGERPFTCSECGKGFTQSSALLKHQRIHTEERPFTCSDCGKGFAQSSALLKHQRVHTEERPFTCSECGKGFTTSSHLLTHQRVHTGERPFTCSECGKGFTTSSNLLTHQRVHTGERPFTCSECGKAFTQSSNLLTHQRVHK; from the coding sequence atgAAAGGAAAAAGCTGCAATCACAGTGGGGAAAaagtgtacacgtgttctgtgtgtggacgaggtttcagccaatcatctggcctgtcgaaacacaagcgcagtcacactgggaagaaaccatgtaaatatggggactgtggaaagggattgaattatccaattgagctggaaactcatccaggcagtcacaccctggagaggccgttcacctgctccgagtgtgggaagggattctctcaatcatccgacctgctgagacaccagcgagttcacactgatgagagaccttttaaatgtccagactgtgggaattgctataaatgtGTGTCTGAACTGATgatccatcaacgtgttcacactgatgagagaccattCAGGTGTTCTCACTGCGGGACTGGATTCAATCGATCAGGTGATCTCACTgaacaccagcgcattcacactggggagaggccgttcacctgctccgagtgtgggaagagattcactcagtcatccaccctgctgaaacaCCGGCGGGTTCACagcggggagaggccattcatctgcttagagtgtgggaagggattcactcagttatccagtcttctgacacatcagcgagttcacactggggagaggccattcacttgctcaCAGTGTGGGAAGGGATGCACtacttcatccgacctgctgaaacaccagcgaatccacactggggagaggccattcacctgctcagaatgtgggaagagattcaaCTGTTCATCCACTctgctggcacaccagcgagttcacaccggggagaggccgttcacctgcttagagtgtgggaagggattcactcagttatccagtcttctgacacatcagcgagttcacactggggagaggccattcacttgctcaCAGTGTGGGAAGGGATGCACtacttcatccgacctgctgaaacaccagcgggttcacactggggagaggccgttcacctgctcacagtGTGGGAAGGGATGCACtacttcatccgacctgctgacacaccagcgagttcacactggggagaggccgtttacctgctcggagtgtgggaagggattcactcagtcatcccaccttctaacacaccagcgggttcacactggggagaggccgttcacctgctcggagtgtgggaagggattcactcagtcatccgccctgctgaaacaccagcgaattcacactgaggagagaccgttcacctgttccgattgtgggaagggattcgctcagtcatccgccctgctgaaacaccagcgagttcacactgaggagaggccattcacctgctcagagtgtgggaagggattcactacttcatcccacctgttgacacaccagcgagttcacactggggagaggccattcacctgttcagagtgtgggaagggattcactacttcatccaacctcctgacacaccagcgagttcacactggggagaggccattcacttgttctgagtgtgggaaggcattcactcagtcatccaaccttctgacacaccagcgagttcacaagtaa
- the LOC137349243 gene encoding zinc finger protein 850-like isoform X2 has product MSHQRVHTDERPFRCSHCGTGFKRSNDLIVHQRVHTGERPFTCSECGKGFTQSSHLLRHQRAHTGERLFTCSECGKGFTTSSYLRRHQRVHTGEKPFTCSECGKGFSQSSDLLTHQRVHTGERPFTCSECGKRFTRSSHLLTHQRVHTRARPFTCSECGKGFTASTQLLTHQRIHTGERLFSCSECGKGFIRSSHLLTHHRVHTGERPFICSQCGKGFTTSSNLLTHQRVHNGEKVYTCSVCGRGFSQSSGLSKHKRSHTLERPFTCSECGKGFSQSSDLLRHQRVHTDERPFKCPDCGNCYKCVSELMIHQRVHTDERPFRCSHCGTGFNRSGDLTEHQRIHTGERPFTCSECGKRFTQSSTLLKHRRVHSGERPFICLECGKGFTQLSSLLTHQRVHTGERPFTCSQCGKGCTTSSDLLKHQRIHTGERPFTCSECGKRFNCSSTLLAHQRVHTGERPFTCLECGKGFTQLSSLLTHQRVHTGERPFTCSQCGKGCTTSSDLLKHQRVHTGERPFTCSQCGKGCTTSSDLLTHQRVHTGERPFTCSECGKGFTQSSHLLTHQRVHTGERPFTCSECGKGFTQSSALLKHQRIHTEERPFTCSDCGKGFAQSSALLKHQRVHTEERPFTCSECGKGFTTSSHLLTHQRVHTGERPFTCSECGKGFTTSSNLLTHQRVHTGERPFTCSECGKAFTQSSNLLTHQRVHK; this is encoded by the exons atgtcccatcaacgtgttcacactgatgagagaccattCAGGTGTTCTCACTGTGGGACTGGGTTCAAGCGATCAAATGATCTCATtgtacatcagcgagttcacactggggagaggccgttcacctgctctgaatgtggcaagggattcactcagtcatcccacctgctgagacaccagcgagctcacactggggagaggctgttcacctgctctgagtgcgggaagggattcactacttcatcctacCTGCGgaggcaccagcgagttcacactggggagaagccgttcacctgctcggaatgtgggaagggattcagtcaatcatccgacctgctgacacaccagcgagttcacactggggagaggccgttcacctgctcagagtgtggcaagagattcactcggtcatcccacctgctgacgcACCAGCGGGTTCACACGAGGGCGAGGCCGTTCacatgttcagagtgtgggaagggattcactgcatCAACCCAACTTTTGACACACCaaagaattcacactggggagaggctgttctcctgctcagagtgtggtaagggattcattcggtcatcccacctgctgacgcACCACCGAgtgcacactggggagagaccattcatctgttcacaatgtgggaagggatttactacttcatccaaccttctgacacaccagcgagttcacaa TGGGGAAAaagtgtacacgtgttctgtgtgtggacgaggtttcagccaatcatctggcctgtcgaaacacaagc gcagtcacaccctggagaggccgttcacctgctccgagtgtgggaagggattctctcaatcatccgacctgctgagacaccagcgagttcacactgatgagagaccttttaaatgtccagactgtgggaattgctataaatgtGTGTCTGAACTGATgatccatcaacgtgttcacactgatgagagaccattCAGGTGTTCTCACTGCGGGACTGGATTCAATCGATCAGGTGATCTCACTgaacaccagcgcattcacactggggagaggccgttcacctgctccgagtgtgggaagagattcactcagtcatccaccctgctgaaacaCCGGCGGGTTCACagcggggagaggccattcatctgcttagagtgtgggaagggattcactcagttatccagtcttctgacacatcagcgagttcacactggggagaggccattcacttgctcaCAGTGTGGGAAGGGATGCACtacttcatccgacctgctgaaacaccagcgaatccacactggggagaggccattcacctgctcagaatgtgggaagagattcaaCTGTTCATCCACTctgctggcacaccagcgagttcacaccggggagaggccgttcacctgcttagagtgtgggaagggattcactcagttatccagtcttctgacacatcagcgagttcacactggggagaggccattcacttgctcaCAGTGTGGGAAGGGATGCACtacttcatccgacctgctgaaacaccagcgggttcacactggggagaggccgttcacctgctcacagtGTGGGAAGGGATGCACtacttcatccgacctgctgacacaccagcgagttcacactggggagaggccgtttacctgctcggagtgtgggaagggattcactcagtcatcccaccttctaacacaccagcgggttcacactggggagaggccgttcacctgctcggagtgtgggaagggattcactcagtcatccgccctgctgaaacaccagcgaattcacactgaggagagaccgttcacctgttccgattgtgggaagggattcgctcagtcatccgccctgctgaaacaccagcgagttcacactgaggagaggccattcacctgctcagagtgtgggaagggattcactacttcatcccacctgttgacacaccagcgagttcacactggggagaggccattcacctgttcagagtgtgggaagggattcactacttcatccaacctcctgacacaccagcgagttcacactggggagaggccattcacttgttctgagtgtgggaaggcattcactcagtcatccaaccttctgacacaccagcgagttcacaagtaa